Proteins encoded by one window of Chrysiogenia bacterium:
- a CDS encoding gliding-motility protein MglA: protein MSFINYSSREINCKIVYYGPGLCGKTTNLQYIYTKTNPEAKGKMISLATETERTLFFDFLPLSLGEIRGFKTRFHLYTVPGQVFYDASRKLILKGVDGVVFVADSQVERMEANIESVENLKTNLAEQGYDISKVPYVMQWNKRDLPNAAPVDELQRLLNPLQVPSYEACAQSGEGVFETLKAVAKLVLQELKKGK, encoded by the coding sequence GTGTCTTTCATCAACTATTCGTCACGCGAGATCAACTGCAAGATCGTCTATTACGGACCGGGTCTGTGCGGGAAGACGACGAATCTCCAGTACATCTACACAAAGACAAATCCCGAAGCCAAGGGCAAGATGATCTCGCTCGCCACCGAGACCGAGCGCACGCTGTTCTTCGACTTCCTGCCGCTCTCGCTGGGTGAGATTCGCGGCTTCAAAACCCGTTTTCACCTCTACACCGTTCCCGGTCAGGTCTTCTACGACGCCTCGCGCAAGCTCATCCTCAAGGGCGTGGACGGCGTGGTCTTTGTCGCCGACTCCCAGGTCGAGCGCATGGAAGCCAACATCGAGAGCGTCGAGAACCTCAAGACGAACCTGGCCGAGCAGGGCTACGACATTTCGAAGGTTCCCTACGTCATGCAGTGGAACAAGCGCGACCTGCCCAATGCCGCCCCCGTGGACGAGCTGCAGCGCCTTCTCAATCCGCTACAGGTTCCCAGCTACGAAGCCTGCGCCCAGAGTGGCGAGGGCGTCTTCGAGACCCTCAAGGCCGTCGCCAAGCTGGTCCTCCAGGAGCTCAAGAAGGGCAAGTAG